From a single Phalacrocorax aristotelis chromosome 1, bGulAri2.1, whole genome shotgun sequence genomic region:
- the POGLUT2 gene encoding protein O-glucosyltransferase 2, protein MRVLWALCVALGAVAAAGGGGRLSPQRSAVWGPGLRAEAALPARYFYVQAVDAEGQRFTSSPGENAFQVKITAPDEQFTRVGVQVLDRKDGSFLVRYRMYASYNNLKIEVKTGDKHVAKSPYILKGPIYHENCDCPQEESSVWLEEMNCPQIIPQIQRDLANFPIVDPDKIAKEIPQRFGQRQSLCHYTIKDNKVYIKTYGEHVGFRIFMDAILLSLTRKVKMPDVEFFVNLGDWPLEKKKPPQNLHPIFSWCGSSESKDIVMPTYDLTDSVLETMGRVSLDMMSVQANTGPSWEEKNTTAFWRGRDSRKERLELVKLSRKYPEIIDAAFTNFFFFKHDESLYGPIVKHISFFDFFKYKYQINIDGTVAAYRLPYLLAGNSVVLKQDSIYYEHFYNELQPWKHYIPFKSDLSDLLEKIQWAKEHDEEAKNIAKSGQEFARSNLMGDHIFCYYFKLFQEYASLQVSEPKIRDGMEKVQQPDDDLFPCTCHRRKAKDEL, encoded by the exons ATGCGTGTCCTGTGGGCGCTCTGCGTCGCCCTGGGCGCCGtcgccgcggcgggcgggggcgggcggctgAGCCCCCAGCGCAGCGCCGTATGGGGGCCCGGCCTGCGGGCGGAGGCCGCCCTCCCCGCTCGATATTTTTACGTGCAGGCCGTGGACGCCGAAGGGCAGAG GTTCACTTCATCACCGGGTGAAAATGCATTCCAGGTGAAGATCACTGCTCCCGATGAACAATTCACTCGGGTTGGTGTGCAAGTATTAGACAGGAAAGATGGTTCCTTCCTTGTAAGATACAGGATGTACGCAAGCTACAACAACCTGAAGATAGAAGTCAAAACTGGAGATAAACATGTCGCAAAGTctccatatattttaaaag GACCTATTTACCATGAAAACTGTGACTGCCCTCAGGAGGAGAGCAGTGTATGGCTGGAAGAGATGAACTGCCCTCAAATCATTCCACAGATTCAGAGAGACCTAGCAAATTTTCCCATTGTTGATCCAGATAAGATTGCAAAAGAAATTCCACAAAGGTTTGGACAAAGACAGAGTTTGTGTCATTACACCATCAAAGATAACAAG gtttATATAAAGACATATGGGGAACATGTTGGCTTCAGAATTTTCATGGATGCCATACTGCTTTCTTTGACAAGAAAA GTGAAAATGCCGGATGTAGAATTTTTTGTTAACTTGGGGGACTGGcctctggagaaaaagaagccCCCGCAGAACCTGCACCCTATCTTTTCATGGTGTGGGTCCAGTGAGTCAAAAGACATTGTCATGCCAACATATGACTTAACAGACTCAGTTTTGGAGACTATGGGACG AGTCAGTCTGGATATGATGTCAGTTCAAGCAAATACTGGCCCATcatgggaagaaaagaataCCACAGCATTCTGGAGAGGACGCGACAGCCGCAAAGAGAGGCTTGAACTCGtaaaactgagcagaaaataCCCAGAGATCATAGATGCTGCtttcacaaacttttttttttttaaacatgatgAAAGCCTCTATGGCCCCATTGTTaagcacatttcattttttgatttttttaag tataAATATCAAATTAATATTGATGGCACAGTGGCAGCATACAGATTGCCTTATCTACTAGCAGGAAACAGCGTGGTGCTGAAGCAAGACTCCATCTACTATGAGCATTTTTACAACGAGCTGCAGCCGTGGAAACATTATATTCCATTTAAAAGTGACCTGAGTGATCTACTAGAAAAAATACAGTGGGCAAAAGAGCATGATGAAGAG GCAAAAAACATTGCAAAATCTGGACAAGAATTTGCAAGAAGCAATCTCATGGGAGAtcacattttttgttattatttcaaACTTTTCCAG GAATATGCCAGCTTGCAAGTGAGTGAGCCAAAAATCAGAGATGGGATGGAGAAAGTGCAGCAGCCCGATGATGACC